A region of the Arachis hypogaea cultivar Tifrunner chromosome 15, arahy.Tifrunner.gnm2.J5K5, whole genome shotgun sequence genome:
CGGAGCTCTGGATTAAAAGTTATGATCATTGGAAGTATGAGAGGAATAGTAACATGAGGGTTTTGTTTCTCCTCCCCCAAATCAGCGTGGAACTCTAATGAATGGGGTTAGAGTAACTGAGTTCATGTTATATATGGTGGGCCTTGGGTGCATTTTGGGCCCGGTTTGTTTGGTCTGGCCCATTCGACCCAATCTTAggtcaaattctttgaaattagtgtcaaaattcatatttgaATTAGCTCTATTTTATTAAACTATAAacttctattttctaatttctttaaataataattaatttattagttaattatttactaattttgtgaattttatatcctacccacctaattaaaaattttgccttCAAAATTTGTTCTCAAGTCTTCATATACGCCCTCTCAATACCAACCAACCTCATCATTCATTCTACTATTCTGCATACTCACATTACCTAATCGTTCAAAACCTATAATATCAGTTGCCTAGCAATTAATCATTCTCCAATTCCTACACAAGTGTTTAATTCCACCAATTTTCATTCCAATTCAAATCCAAACTATACCAATGCCAATTACAAGTCCCCCTCTACTCTAAATCATCAGGTCCCAATCAATTCAAGCCtgattaaaaaaatcatctaaTCAACTTTTCACCTCCAAGTATTTCACTCAACAATTCAAAACCAACTCACTGATCTCACATATACCATTGTCAAGATTCCTATCTCGACATTCTCTCATCGTTTCGTTTCAGGGAATTCCTCCCTGAGAACCCCGCTCATGTCCATGAGACGCTATTTGGGTCCTGTCCACACCAAACaagcgatatcaaggtgatcagacccaatatctcaagttaagtgcttcaaattaccaaaggtacactcatgaacTTCATACTAGACGTATCAactagataccctaactagcgcAGGCACAGACTCAAAGTAcacattgaagcataagcagtccatccctcaggctcacgaggatgaactgctctgataccataatgtaacaccctaatatacaGATCCTTATACTTGAGTCATAAGTCAACGATATTACGATGGTACGACTTAAGGTGGAATATTAGTAAACAAGAATCCTGAATATTTGTATTACATAATGAAGTGCCATATGATTACTTGCATCCTACATATGTTGTGTTTCGATAGGTACGGCCACAAGTGAAAAAGGTAAATGTTACAACCTTAGAGCTGATCTTCCACGTCGGAGTGCGAATCGGTATACACCATCCGCTTTTAACAGGATTGCCAAGAAGTGTAAAAAGTTATACAAAGATATGAAGTGGGCAGCGAGAAAATAAAGTGTTTGATGTTGTCATTTAAGTTGCATGGATTGTTTGTGTTAACTAAGTTCTTGTAACTCTTTTGTAATGGACTATGTTAATTAAGTTGTTATTACTATTTAATAATTAAGttgtaaatattttgttaactagGTTGTTATTACTATTTAATTATTGAGTATGTTAATTAGGTTTGAAATGAATACAAGTACGAAAAGGTAAATTCAAATGTCAATGTCGTACATTAatgtaaattcaaataaaatgtaACAAAAGTAACTACTACTCTTTGGCTGGACCTGCACTTGGACCAGCTCTTTGACGACATCTACTACGACTATGGTCCTCGGCACCGCATTGCTTGCATCGCCTAGGACGACGCAACATACgagtgtccatctcattcaagaagcgGGTCATCTTAGGCCGACCTTTGGCTACCCGTCTGAGGAACGGGTTGCCAACGAATCGAGGTCCATAATAAGTAGGCTACGTTGCAGGATTTTCCAGTGGTCTAAACCTAGCCCTGTATACTCATTAAACTTCGTCCATCTTGTATACATCATGAACGTACACTTGCCAATCCAACCGCTGATTTGCACAACAAGCAAACACTTGTCGACACGAAATTCGGTCAACCTGGAATTTACCACAGTCGCACCGATATTGGCGTAGGTTAACTGCATACTCAACCCCACTAGGCATCTCATGTACTTCAAAGACTTCATTTTCTCTATCAAAACAGCTAATTTGTATGTTTTTCGATGCTCGTTGATTTGCATGCAGCTTGGAGGTCACCATCTCAGAAAACACAAGTCCAGCATTAATTCGAGCCTCAGCCTCAACTCTTTTCCTAGTGAACAACTCATTCAGTCTGTAAAAAATGTAGCCTTAACAAGCGCAATGACCGGGAGATTGCATGCACCCTTTAAGACAGAGTTGATGCACTCCACAAGATTGGTGGTCATATGACCCCATAGGTATCCACCATCAAATGCCAAAGCATACTGCTCACGTGGGATCCGATCAAGCCAGTTGGTGTAAGCTTCACCCCGTTCTTTTAATCGTTCATAGCGCATCTGGTACTCCCTAATCGTCCTCGAATATCCTATGAAAAAGAAACAATCAACTATGAACACCATTCTATTCAATCGTACTTACAATAAATTCAAAGTTCATTGTATTCAAACTTACCAATATTGACAATAAGCTTCTGCAAGTAAGGTGCCTCGAACTTCCTCAAGAAGTTCGACTCAATATGCCGGATACAAAACATATGGAAAGCTCTAGGAGGAGACCAAGTCCCATTACTCCAATCAATAGCTGACCTAATAGAATCGTGTCGATCAGAGATAAATCCCACACCATCACGTGTCACCACATGTTGACGCAAGTTACTTAGAAAAAAGTAccatgcatcagaagtctctccctccactatagcAAATGCAATAGGCACGATGTTGTTATTACCATCTTGTGAGACTGCAACCAATAAACAACCCTTGTATTTTTCATACAAATGAGTCCCGTCCACCTGCACCACTGGCTTGCAGTGTCTGAAGGCCCTTATACAAAggtaataactccagaagactcTATGTAGTACACGTATATCAGGAACCAAATCATCCCCCTTGTACGCAGGCATTGTTTCAAAGTGAACCACTGGTGATGGCTCcttgtgacacatggcctcaaaccatatgggCAAAGCTTCATATGATGCTTTCCAACCTCCGAAAATTGATTCCACCGCCTTCTGCTTTGCTAACCAAGTCTTACGATAACTGATGGTGTAGTTAAATTCTGACTGGACTTCAGCAATGACTGATTTCACCTTTATAGACGGGTCAACCTCTACGAACGGCTTAATTGCTTCTGCAACTGTCTTGGAATCCAACTTCGAATGGTCTTGAGAAATAGTAGACCTGGTACAAGTGTGATTAccattgtacctccttatctCCCAACAATACTTCTTCTGCATTTTGGTAACCCTGATCAGCCAACATTTAGCATAGAATGTCGTCGGTTCTGACTCATATACCCGATAGTCTACACCTCTATggatggtataatctttcattgCCTTGATTACTGCCTCCCTTGAACTGAATTCCATCCCCACCGTGAACTCACCATCCGCCACAACAGGAAGCGTTGCATACATCATAAATAATAAATCATTTATTATGTAATCATTAATAAATCATTTATTACAACTCACAATTGATAAACACATTTTACCATGTATGATCATAATagtctttttttttcgctattctATTTATGTAAAAAACAACTAAATATAATTCATATTAAAGAATTATTAACTAATAAAGTAATCAAATGCTATGGTCACAAATTACTATCCACATAACACATATATTACTCATCTGACCTTATTAATCTCCTACTTCAGAGTATCACAAAACTATATTTCTTTACATACCTGCATTCATATATTAAGAAAATTCTGGTGCATGCATAGCCT
Encoded here:
- the LOC112748292 gene encoding uncharacterized protein; the encoded protein is MYATLPVVADGEFTVGMEFSSREAVIKAMKDYTIHRGVDYRVYESEPTTFYAKCWLIRVTKMQKKYCWEIRRYNGNHTCTRSTISQDHSKLDSKTVAEAIKPFVEVDPSIKVKSVIAEVQSEFNYTISYRKTWLAKQKAVESIFGGWKASYEALPIWFEAMCHKEPSPVVHFETMPAYKGDDLVPDIRVLHRVFWSYYLCIRAFRHCKPVVQVDGTHLYEKYKGCLLVAVSQDGNNNIVPIAFAIVEGETSDAWYFFLSNLRQHVVTRDGVGFISDRHDSIRSAIDWSNGTWSPPRAFHMFCIRHIESNFLRKFEAPYLQKLIVNIGYSRTIREYQMRYERLKERGEAYTNWLDRIPREQYALAFDGGYLWGHMTTNLVELNELFTRKRVEAEARINAGLVFSEMVTSKLHANQRASKNIQISCFDRENEVFEVHEMPSGVEYAVNLRQYRCDCGKFQVDRISCRQVFACCANQRLDWQVYVHDVYKMDEV